In Ciconia boyciana chromosome 1, ASM3463844v1, whole genome shotgun sequence, the genomic stretch CTgatcccttcctcctcctttcctctgtggCTCAGGAGAATGTGATGCGACTGCGCTCGGAGATGCAGGCGTTCGTCTCCGAGAGCCAGAGGGAGgctgagctggaggagaaaCGCCGCTACCGCTTCCTGGCTGAGAAGCACCAGATGCTCTACAACACTCTCCTCCAGTTTTACAGCAGGGTATGGCCCTGGTGTGCTGGGGAGcggagctgggggagcaggcagcatggctggagggggggggcatgcaggcaggagggagccagggctgagctgccccTTGGGCGAAGGCAACATCTGTGCATGGACTGGGCAGGAAACTCTATTTCATTTCTTGCTGTGGGGTCCAGGCTGACTGTACTAGGCTGGGAGAGCATGGCTGGGGGTGAGGATGGTGCTGACATGAGGTTAGTTGGGTGTGTGAGCgatgggagagggaagggcaATGCAGGTGTTTATGGCAGGGTCATTGGGACCACGGGGTCTCTGCTGGAGGGTGCCATCCTAAAAATTCACTCCTGCGGGGCCCTGTTTAGCCATTCCCACAAACGTAATTATGGGAGGACCCAGTCCCTAATCTAATGCATGTGGCAGCCCTCAGCTCCCTCTGTAGCTGTTCTGCCCTGTTCATCACCccctcttcttctccctctgcccaggCCCGGGGCGTGATCCAGACCAAGGCGCCGCAGTggaaggagcagctggaggccagccGCAACCCCTCAAACAGCCACTCGCAGGGGCTTCTCGCAGCCTCCCACGGCCAGGGGTATCCATCGGGCCGGCTCACTCCCACGCACCTCGAGATGGTGAGGAGCCCACAGACAGCCCCTGCCTTGGCGGTGGtgaggctgcagctgcccctTTCAGGCTGCAGGGCAAGGCCAGTCCTTGGGCGACCATGGTCCTTGCTGCCTTGTCCAGCTTCCGTGGCCTTTCCTGGCCAAGATGAAGGGAATCGTGTGTACGGGCTGCAATGGGGAAACGTGCTGGCTTTGGCTTTCTGAGAGGGACTGGGTGTCTCTCAGAACATCTCCCACTTGGCGCAGCCCCTGTGGATTCAGCCTGCTTTCCTTCCAACAGCCCCAGAGACCCCTTGGGGACTTTGCTTCTCCCATGACTGGGAGCAGATCCAGCGTCTTCTCTCCGGAGCCTCCAGAAATGAGACTGTCTCCTCAGCCAGAGTCCCCCAGGCGGCCGCTGCGGAGGACACCATCAGCCAGTATGACCCATGTCCGGATGCTGTGGGGAGACACAGCGGCTGGGCCTCTCTGGGAATAGGGTTGGGTTTGGGCAGGGACCGCCACTCTCTCAGATCACCGGTCCTCAGCCACATTCCTGGGCATGGTGAGAGGACAGTGCAtgtgggagctggggagggcaaGGCTGAATGAAGCAGGGGGGTGAGCACAACCTTCAGAGCAGGGTCCATCCAGGACAAGGCTAGGTTTCCTGGCTGGCTGTGTGAGGGGGAAACACACAGGTGTGCAATTTTCAAGGCTCCTTGAACCATGAGGGCTGGTTCTTACTGAAGTTCCCATTTTGGTAATGCACCTTCACTTATGCTACCAGATTAAATATAACCCTGCCCTACAAAACCCAGCCAGTTACCTCATGTCtcacctgcttttccttcctgaaaaatttcagcttaaagtgttaaaaaaaaaaagggggcaaggggagaggaaaacGACCCAAATTCTTAGTTGCTCTAACAGGGTTAGGAAGAGGGACATCAGCCAGTCATTTAGCAGGCAGTGCCTGTGCCCTAGACATCTGGACAAAGAGGACATAGTGCAAAGCAAGTGGTTTCAGCTTGAGTTGATTTTCTCCTGCAAGATGAATGTTTTACCCTTTCCCATGCTAtgccctgctctctgcctgcagagaaGAGCCATCTGCTCCTCTAGGATAATTACTTGACTGGGGAAGCGCTGGTCCCTTCAAGGCAGCATGGGTCTTGCAGGAGGATTCTGGACTCCAGCCAGACCCCTCCAATGCCTCCCTGCAGGTTTGCTACCTACCGGCCGTCCCTCCCGTTCGGGTTCCTTCGGCGAGGCCAGCAGCGGCAGcgaaggcaggaggaggagcggCACAGCGAGAGTGCAGGCTATCGTGCCACACGTGACGGGCGCCAACCGGACCCTGCTACGGTTTGACCCCGGGGATGTCATCACAGTGCTGATGCCGGATGCGCAGAACGGCTGGCTGTATGGCAAGCTGGAAGGCTCATCCACGTACGTGCTGTAAATTGGCCTGGCAGGCTGATGCAGGCTTGTCAGGTCTGTAGCTGGGAGGCTTAAGCCCAAAATtatctcccccctcccctccaggcATGGCCTGGGCACTGTGTCTCACCCACCATCTGGGTGGGACATCGTCATGTCCTCAGTCATGGGCTGTGCCTAGCACGGGGGCTCTCCAAGCCGAGGAGATGCGGTGGGGCAGGGTGAGTGTGGACGAGCTGCCTGAGAAAGCTCCAGGGGCTTTGGGTAGAAGAGCCAGGGATGCAGTGACCTCCTCCCGGCTTGCATGGCTGAGTGACTCCTGTCATGGGACCCAGCTCAGGGCCATGAACTGCTGGAGTTACCTGAGAGGCCTGGCATTTCTCAGCTCACACCACGACTGCCGCCGCACCCTCCAGCACAGACAGGCCATGGAAACTGCTGCACCCAGCACTTACTGAATTGCTCCCTGTGGTGCCGCCGGCCAACATCTGTGTGCAAAGCCTGCCCTGTTCCACATGGCATCCCTGCACTGTGCTCTGCAGGCAAGCTCACGCTCAGACGTGAGATGAGCAAAAGCAGCGCCTTTCTTTTTCCGGGGTTTCTGGGGTGGAGCTGCTTTGCCCCGAGGAGAAGGGATTTCCACAGCTTCCTTGTGTGCTGGCCTTGGCAACCATGCTCAGTGAGAGCGTCTCTTCCTGAATTGCACCAGCGTTGCTCCCGGTAGCAGGCATTTTGCACAGCCTCTGAGATAAGCAAGTCCTGCTCCAAGCTCAAGGACTGTCTGGCAATAACTCCGTGCCCCACACAGGGGTGAAAGATGTGCAGAAACACTGTCACACATGGTAGCAGTGCGTGGGATGGATATAGATCAGGAGTGCTGGGCGGCTGGATCGGAAGAACCACAAACCATGGACCTCATTCGTCTCTGTTCCTGTGCCTTAGATGCGGCTGGTTCCCCGAAGCTTATGTCAAGCCTCTGGAGGATGCAAGGGAGATGGAGGAGCCAGCCACCAGGTAACAGGAGAGCAATtggccaggcaggagctggagtgACTACTGGTAGAGCACTAACACCAGTGGGGTACCCGTTTGGGGTGTGCCCCGTGGAGAGCTGCAGTGTTCCCATGCTGGAGCATCTGCTGAGAGCCTTGCTGTGCCCTGAGATCTCACAGGCTTACCCTAGATGGCTCCCCTAACACGTGCAGTATCTTCTCAAAGGCGCTTGTGACTGGGCCAGTCCAAGCCATGTGTATTTTCTCCAGAGACATCCCATAGATACATGCTGTGGCTAGCACCTGTGCTGCTCCCTGTTCCTTgctctgcctctcaccccactgTCTTCTCCTCTTGCTCAGGTCCTTCCCACTGCGAAGCAGTCACAGTATGGATGACATCCTGGACCGTCCCAGCACTCCTTCCTCTAGCAATTACTGGCCTGCCACTGCCCAGCCCAGTTTGCCAAACCCACCTGCCTTCTCGGTGGGTGCCAGCAGTCACCAGAGTGGGGTGGCCACTCCGGTCAGTTCTGGCTCCAAGGTGAGTGCAGGAGGAGTGACTGGGGAGTGTGGAGTGGGCCACGTCTGATTTTCATCCTCCAAGGCACACCTTTTCTGCATTGGcttactgagaaagaaaaacaccttcCAGACGTTGCTGTGTGACCTCCCTTCCTGAGCTAAGGGGTCTTGTTCGCACTGGCCTTTCTCACCCAGTCTGTTTGCATGCCACCATGTCCTGGTGGCCCCTGCCAGTCAGCCTTGTGTGTGCAGATCCTCAGCGCCTGGCTTTGCTCCCCCAGGGGATGGCTtttctgcccctgccctcctcatttctctctctttttgctcACCAGGGACCCTTCAGTTCAGTCCTTCTCTCCATGACCTCCCAGCCTGATTTCTGGTGGCTCCAGCGCAGCACTTCTTTCTGCTAATAGTAGGACCATGGAGTGatcaggctgggctgggagtgGGTGGCCAGCTAACAGAGATGCcatcctccttctcccttcagAGAACTGAGAGGAGTTTCGAGGGCTCCTCTTCTAAATACAAGCAAGGATTGGGTTAAAGTCACAGCTGGGGTAGGGGAAAAGCTAGGGGCAAAGGCTGAGAGCACAGCCGTTTTGGAGAGCCTTAGAACAAGTTGTGTCCAACCCATGGCTTATGGCTCTACTTATCACTGCTTCCAGCTGTGGGGAATTGACTGGTGAGGACAGTCAAAGTTAAAGTTGAGAACAGTTAAAGCTGAGGAacctgggagagggaaggacagCGCTGCCTGTGGGGTGTTTACTTGCTCAGTCTCATAGGAGGCTGGGACACCTCATCTCTGGTCGCTGGTTCCAGGCCAGTGTGAAGTTGCAAGCAACCGGATGGCtcaaaggactgaaaaatgtaacatttaattactctttttttcctttcgtGTCCTGCTCTGTGGTTTCAGGGAGCCTCAGGCTGCACAACACAGAGGGGAACAGGCTCTGCGGCCTGTCCCCCTCTCTGGGTCACTGGTTTCCATCTGATCCCGGGTCGAAGGTGTAGGGATAGACCTGGGACTGAGCAATGAAGCATGTGGAACATTTAGAGTACCACGGCAGAGAAATTGAGTTTCGTTAGAAGTTTGGAAAGACTCAGCCTTGCTCTACACTTCTGCCTAAGACATCCTCCAGTTGAGCCAGCAGCAAGTGGGTGCCTGTTTGACTTCCCAGCTGGAACACAGATAGCCACACGTGGCTTTCTTGTCTGCCAACAGCTACAGAAACCGGTGTACTTTAGCAGGCCAGTTGTCACTGATCCTTCATTATCTACTGGCCAAGAATAAGGGCCACAGGGCCTAGGTCCATCTTTTTCCATCAGGTTGGTCCACATTTAAGCAGTATGTGGTGTGGTGTAGGGTAGGATGCAGCACTACAGCTCTTGAGTTCCCCGTGGATGCAGGAAGCATGTGAAGGCACTGATGATAAACTCTTTGCCAGGGTATGTGGGCAATGTGAGGGGGGCAtctctggctgtgctggcagggtgAAATGTAGCTCAGACTGTCACTGTTTGCTGTGCTCGTCAGACATGACACTTTGGGGATCTTAGgcatctcctttcttccccaagACAAAGGGAGGTGTCCTAGGGGAATAGGGAACCTGTGGTGTTGGGACAACCCCCACCACAGAAATCAGGGTGTTATCTGTAGCGATGAAGTTGTAGGATTATGCAAAGTTTGAATGAATAAGGAGTCAGAGCCCTGTTAAGAGGACTTGGGCTCCTAACTCACTTAAGTGTTTTGTGAAGTCCCGTGTGTGTGGTGTTTCCTGCCCTACTTTTGTCTCATcattcccctccccaccctggaTCACtcactgctgcctttcttttcactgcagaaatcaGGAGTATTTGACCAGCCCCCTGAACTCTTCCCACGGTGAGTGAGGCGTGGAGCTGTGCTCTGGAATCATCAGACAGGGGGGCATTATTACAatactattattatttaatcttttgGATTATCAAACGTGGGAGGAACAGGGAAGTGTCTGGAGGAAAGCAATGCACAACCCACCTTCCAGGACAGGAGGTGGGCCCACAGAGGTGGGCCATTCTGGCTGACTGGGAAGGCTCTCTCCTACCTCTGGTAATACGAGGTAGGACCTGAGCACCCTGAGCAGATGGCCAGGCCTGCATGCTCCTTCTAATCCATCCTTGAAGAGCCACAATAGCAGCTTGCAGCCTGAGCGTGGAGCTACATGATTcatgcagctctgcctgcttgGAAAGGGCTGAGGCGTAAGGGATGTGGCTTTTAGCTTTGATGAGACAGGTCTGTGGAGACGAGACTTGCCATAAAtccctgctttccttccccctgcAGCTGGTTGGTGTCTCCATGTTTCTGCATGGTGCTGTGGCCTCTTTCTGCACCCTGACTCCTTGCTTGGAGGGTCAGGGGCCACAAGTCTGGAGTGCTACCACAAGGGACAGCCTTATGCTAGTGTCCCTTCTTCATCCTATGCAAGAGGGAGGGTGAGAAGCCCTGAGGAGAGCCCAAGGGGAACCACATGGGAACCACATGGGAACCGGCAGCAGGGTGTGTTAAGGAGGGAGAAAACATACTCAGCAGCCAGCTTTACCACACTCTCCTCCTTGGCATGGAGGTGGCTGTCCGTCAGGACTAAATAGCCTTTGCTTGGTCAACAGGACCCCCGCATGGTCTTTGCAGATTTCCTGATGGTTGCctgtttcctttccccttccagaGGTACTAACCCCTTTGCCACAGTCAAGCTGCGTCCCACGGTCACCAATGACCGCTCGGCACCCATCATCCGATGAAGCGGGGCTGCGGACAGCAGAGAATttcagcagggaaggaggaggcatACAAGTGACAGGCTGTGACCCCCAGCTGGGCAGCAACCTAGTGCTACCACTCACGGAGTAacctctcttttcccttcccttccctcccggTCACAGGGTCCCATCTCGCCTGGCTGTCTGGCGTGCTTTAGCCAGCAGCAGATCCCTGCTGCTCTTTTTGGATTGCTTcccgtcccccctccccgtgtGATGTTACTTTACTTGAGTGGGAGAGGTCTGGTGTTACTGGTGCTGGTGGCCTGGGAGAGGGGATGCTGCTGGTCTGGGAGGCAGAGGGATGGATGGGTAAGATCATCTGCAGCATGGGGCAGTGCTAGCAGGGCGAGGAAGGCGAAGCTTTGCTagccctgctgtgggcagagaAGGACACTCGCCAAACAGTCCCTTTGCTACCAGAAGAATGAACCCCAAAGGGAGGAGGCCACAAGAAGGCTTCCAGCGACATGGTCTGGCTGATGGCTTGCTGCTCGAGCGTGCAGCtcgctgcccgcagccccttTGGCAACCATACCCAATTGTAGCAGCATCTGCCCCTTCTCAGCCCCGGCGCAGCCCCTTCCCttgctgggcagccctggggcaaGGCGGGCGCAGGTGACAGTGCCCAgcgctgctgccctgctccttcGCCTGTTGTCCtgtggaaaagatttttttttttttttttaaataaaatggagaatGCCACTTTCGTAGCTGTCCCAGCAGCCAGGACATCACCTTGGTCAGAGGATGCAGGGGGAGGAGGACCTGGGGTCCCCGCCAGCACTGAGGCCATGATGGCTGCCCGTGGTCGTGGCATTGAATGCTGGGCAACCAGCTAGGACAACCGCCAGCCCAGGGGGCCAGGGCAGAATGGAGGGCACCAGAAGGGCTGCACGACCCACTGCCAgccaccccccggcccccccagctgTCCTGCCACTGGAGGGCAGCAAGCCCCCGCTTCCCGGCCGCCATGCGCGGGTAGGCCTTGCGGGAGGACAAGGCCCGACGGCcatcttcttctcctcctcGCCCAGGCTGTGAGCCGCAGGGGTGTCCTGGGGCCGCTCAGTGTGGGGGGAAATGCTCCCCCGGGGACCTGCAGGTGCCCCACCAGCCTGGCCCCACCGTCGGGGGCCAAAGGGAGAGGCGGCGAGGGAGGGAGCGCGAGCAATGGCCAGGGCTTTAGCCGATTAGCCTTATTAATAGAAATTAAACCCCAGCTGCGAGCGCTGCAAAGCCCCCGCaggccccccccgccctgccaCCAGAAAGGCACAACAGTGGGGGCTgaggggctttgggggttttACAGCCTGGGCCTTTTTctcaccccccctccccaaaatcccACCTAGGGtgagccccggccccctccctggaagtaAAACAGGTTCCCCCATTCACGGC encodes the following:
- the BAIAP2L2 gene encoding BAR/IMD domain-containing adapter protein 2-like 2, which translates into the protein MDLSYRSTISIYKSILEQFNPALENLVYLGNNYLRAFHALSKAAELYFKAIEKIGEQALQSSNSHVLGEILMQMSNTQRLLSSDLEVVAQTFHVDLLQHMEKNTKMDVQFITESQKQYELEYQRRATNLDKRMAELWRMERARDKNVREMKENVMRLRSEMQAFVSESQREAELEEKRRYRFLAEKHQMLYNTLLQFYSRARGVIQTKAPQWKEQLEASRNPSNSHSQGLLAASHGQGYPSGRLTPTHLEMPQRPLGDFASPMTGSRSSVFSPEPPEMRLSPQPESPRRPLRRTPSASLLPTGRPSRSGSFGEASSGSEGRRRSGTARVQAIVPHVTGANRTLLRFDPGDVITVLMPDAQNGWLYGKLEGSSTCGWFPEAYVKPLEDAREMEEPATRSFPLRSSHSMDDILDRPSTPSSSNYWPATAQPSLPNPPAFSVGASSHQSGVATPVSSGSKKSGVFDQPPELFPRGTNPFATVKLRPTVTNDRSAPIIR